DNA from Diabrotica undecimpunctata isolate CICGRU unplaced genomic scaffold, icDiaUnde3 ctg00002555.1, whole genome shotgun sequence:
cgctatctcagagtatttgaAAACTAATGTTTCCTCCTATCTCGTTACCTGTTTCCCCCCATTATCATATATTTTGTCTCCTCTTGATTTATTATAACCCAGAATGTTTTCGCTTCTTTTATTACACGCTATACATTGATGATCATTTAAATGTTGTTTCCTGGGTTTTATCTTGTTTTTCTGATTATTGTCCTCAGTACCAAGTTGAACAGCACAATTAATAATGGCTCACCCTGACGAAGTCCTACTTTTGTTCCAGAACAATAATTAATTAGGGATTTGAATATTTCACTCAAAATATTTTTGTGTGCCACCATTTGTTTTTCGTCAATAGAAttttataatttctttatttattacttCCACAATCTTTGTACGAgtacatttattttgttttagttgGCCACTTTGGCTGTATACCTATGCTTAGAAGCAGCATATGGACAGCATTCTTATGGATTGAATCCTGGTCAGCAACGCCACGCAACTGGCTTCAACCCTAATCAAAATAGTCCCCACGCTACTGGTTTCAATCCAAATATCGGCCGTGGACGCCACTACAGAGACTTAAGCAGTGCCGACACAGGCAGAAATCATCCCAAAGTTCTCGGATCTCAGTAAGTAATTCATAGTATAGTTTGAATGTTTAAATTATTCCTTTAAGCAGAAGTTTGAAAAAATATAGTATTAAAGGAGCAAAAAAGTTACTTGTTGATGGTATGTACAACTGGTTGACAACCGGTTTCGACCACCAACCAATGGTCGAAACGGGTCGTCGCTTACTAAATAAATGGATTGTAAGTCTGTCATTTATTTCTACTACCCAGCTTAAAATGAACTCACACGAGCAACTAATTcattatttgaataaaatactaGTTCAGAAAAATGGATGTCAAAAGGTAATAGAAAATATAGTTTGACagtttattaaaatgaaaaatttggcAGAAAACCAGGCAAAATGTGGACAACTTTAGGAGAGACAGGGATAAGTTGGCTAAGAggtttatttaatagaattatggaagaTGGACAAATGCCGGACGAATGGAGAAGCAGTATTTTAGTACATGTTTTACAAAAACAAGGAAAATATACAACAATTTATAAACTACCTAGCCATAGAACTACTTAATCACACCTTGTAAATATGAGAAAGAGTAGATATGTAGAAAGAGTTGATAGACGGATAGGTAAAGAAACCGAAATATTCGATAATCAGTTTGGTTTTATGCAATGCAGAGCAGCAACAGATGTAAACGTTTACTTTTCAAATCCCAAGTCATCAACACAATTTTTTTTCCTGTATATTTATCTATTCCTTTACAAAATCCATTATAGTTTACTCAAAATTGTACTGAATTGAATTTATTTTTGTGGAattgacatatttttttgttttcagtgCTGACTCAAACGGACCTGCTCGTCACGGATTTGAACGCGGTCCAGGTCCAGTAATTCCTCCTCATCACCAATAGATTCAAGAAACAATAAATGCCGATGAACCTTTTATATACTCTATACTGTAATATACATTTTTAAAGTTGAATATAGCTTTATTTGAGAGTGAGTAGATGTGAAACGGATTATTTCATAGGCTTCTCGAAATGTCTTAAAACCGTTTGCACACAAAGAGTAGTAGAAATGATACGTTATTTCTTTAAACTTCGAGTCACAGTAAGTCAATCATTTtcaatgaaacaccctgtattttatcattttaaagaaaaaggaagTCAATTATCTTTCAAATAGTATTAGGGTTCCCTATACCTAAGTTAATACTTTTGGTGATATAATAATTGCGCTttaaccatcgagcaaaaagacaaaagagggaatgtaaaggtagtgggggcaaaaatattgttagacaggaagtgccatcttgagaggccaaattaaacaaggaaagagagtctttccttgtttaagaaatcaaatttagttgggttatgttattatttgtcccaactgtcacatgaaatcttatttatattgaagttttttaacaattgtttcacattttagactgttatcgttaatatttaattaaaattttctcgtctaagacacattctgaaaactattttatagctactgttaataagtgtcggaaaatttaaatttggcgcattcgcatttccggatatgtccgccatcagaggccacttttttggtcgccttttcataacgattagattccctcttttgtctttttgctcgatggcttTAACATTAacggtaaattatttattgttttattttagtagGCTTGGTATGAAAATGTCATAATTGTCGTAATTTCTATTTACTGGCACTTTTACAAAGTAAACGGCTCGTTTAGAATTGAACCAAATTTAATTTGACAAATTTGTTTACCAAATTATGTGGGAATATTTAGGAAATCGAAAGCAGAATTTAGAAAGAAGTTTTGAAATTATTTACCTATCCATTTATATCCATTATCCAGTCGGATTCTATTTTTTGAGGGGTCTAAAAAACGAGTCGTAAAATTAAACTGATACTTTATTGAATTATTTCTTTTCACCTAAACTTTTATCCGGAAAAGGTCCCAATTAGAAATCTGACACAAAGTTTACTGCTTTATgtgtacaaaaattttatttgacTGGGCTAAAAAATGTATCATCCATACATCCATACTTTCTAAGCATCTAGCTGTAACGCAATGTTAGTTGCATATTCTAAAcaccaattattaaaaaaaaacattactgcATATTTTGAGGAAAGAAATTATTTGTTCATAAACAATACTTTTTAATACAATCTAATAGGTACGTTTAACTTAtcatattaaaagaattttttaaatgttaaatttacaaaaaattgtgATAGATGACAATAGACACTTGACAACTATTGACATCGacatttaaagttaaaatttactgTCCGTTTAAAGAGCAAAGTGTGAATAATAATAATCGTCAATTTGTTGAAGTGTGCAATTATTTTTAAGGTGATTCTAGACACCCAATCATATTGAATCATTATCGAATGTTAGTGGAATACGTAAACCACTTTCAGCTCATAACAATGCCAGTGACATGTCAGAAATAACTTAAAACGtcaaatcaacaattaaacatgaaattttaataaaaaaatctataaatTTACTTGCTCGTTGAACTGCAGtctaatttaattaacaaattagAATTTTGAATAAATATAGGCTTCTCTTTATTAAGGTAACTACTTAAGTTAgtttaaaattgtaatttattttttttaaatgattattAAGGAATTCATTCAGTACAGTTTTATAACAATATATACATAGTTATCATCATCCGTATACCCTTTATTTGCATAAACAATAACGCTGACATAATTCATAACCTAAATTTGTAAATTCTTTTGTCACTTGTATGACAcattaaaaatttagtttttattcAATTAAACTTTGTACTTTTAAATTATGGTGAATATAACTTAAcaattaaagttataattttatacatCAAGGTGCTAGACAATTGTTTTTTAACAGTTCCAAGGTGTAAACTgcaataaaacattttacaatttttacaattttttgtaggGAAATGGTTTATTCCTGTAGTCATGTGGCTGTAGCGGAGAACATTCCAATTTCTACTTTGTTAAATTCTAGAGAGGTAAGGTATTATTAAGAGGTAATGTATCTATGTAAtgtataaaatgttttattggtTATTTCGCAGTGGATAAAGCAGTACTTATATGTACATACTGCGTGTGTAAACATATTTTCTGTATTAACTGTGCTTAGTTTTTTGCTGTAATAAAATTCAAGAACAAGAAAATACTGTATACATCATACTGTAATAAACATCATTTTCTCATTTCGGAACATCAGATAGAGATGTAAACCATCATTTCAAATCGAAGGAATAGTGAGGCTTCAAGCAATAGGTGAAACATGCTGTAGTCCTAGtacttatatttaatttaattttgttagcAACATGCCATTCtcaagtgttttatttttctgtttgtactACCATTAGTGGATGTTGTTTCACTTATCTAATGGATGGTAAAGTTAGTTGTTTTGAATTCAAAATTGTTATTGAATAAAGGTCTGATCTCTAGTAGATAGTGCATATGAAGAGCACTTTTTGTGTTAAAGTATTCACGTCTGTatgttgtttttgaaaaaatcctAGTTGTTCAGTATTCAATTTGATGTAATCCCCACAAAGTATTTGTAAAAATCACTTTGTAAACATTCACGAAAGAAGAGGTATATTTTTACAGCACTTTGCACATATCTTTACAAGTACTTAGAATTAAACCTAACATTTGAGAGGTTTTCCCTtcaaaaactttttctaaatgcaAGATGACATAAgatcttaaattaaaattaatctaaCGTTCTCAATGGAGTGTTACATTGGTCCTATTAATATTTAAGTTTAGAGAATCATATTAAATAGCATTTGTTTGAATTTAAAAGTCATTCTTAGATTCATATTTACCTATTTATCATTGCTATCCATCCATCTATATCTAGCATATTTCCAAATCATCTAATAATTTTTTCATCAATGCCCAACAAAAGTAAATTTGGATAATAACATACCACAGTTGATCTTGTCAAAGGCAATTTTAAAAATAGTCTTTAAGAGAGTGCACATGATGACTATTGTAATAAATTCCTAACAACATAGCCTCACAAATTAATAGTATCAAATATAACTGATAATAATAACTAATGTTTGATCTCAGCTAATGTTTGATCATATACTAACTAGAGGCAGCCTTTAAATCACTTTTTATGCTCCGATCACAAGACATGTACCAACATAAAGAATGAATAACACTACATGCTATATATCTCGAACCTTGTATCTTGCAGTTCAGCTTTTATAAAGAAAAGCAAATGGGTGTAAGACAGTTCAGTCAGAGCAGGGTGCGAGAGGGATACAAGAGTTTTATTTGCACTTTCTCTTGCGATACTAGTTGCATGCTCAGAGCATTAAGGCTACCCCTAGTTAGTATAtgataagttatttttattaattttctactATTTTCCTCTGGTCTTAGTTATTAGCAATACCAAAACTTGGTATTGCTGCCACTTCAATATTAGTTTTTGCGTATTTAACCACTGTTAATGTCTACACTCTTAACAACaattaataaagatattataAAAGTGAATTTAATTTTcggtaataaacaaaaatttaattacaTGTTAATCACAACtttcttgtttataattttttttttagataatatGTGCCGATTGTGGACTGCCGTGGTCCTCATTTGTGGATATGTCTGCACAAGAATTGTTTGAGGATAGGTTGTGCAGAAAAATCAAATGATCATAGTACCATACATAATGCAGTAAgtgtaaattttatattttaaatatttatatgaagGTAAAGTGTGAAGATTTCAACCTAGTCCATTTCTGGCATTGACTCTGTTTTGCTTGACAAAATCTATAAACTTGGATGTAGTTTTAatcataaaatgttttattttgaatgttTTAATGATAAAAAATCATCCATTGTATTGTATTACAGTTTAAATTATCTTCCACTTACAGTATTTTCTCGGAGAACTATACTAAATTCTGCAAACCCTCATTTATATATGTACCCAAAAAAATCCAAATTCTGTCATAATTACTGACTCTCTCAGTGTGTCACACACGCTAAAACAATTATATATAAGTAATCCCAaaggtattttaataaaataacaattACATTTGCTAAACAACACAAGGCAGCAAGTACGCTTAGCAATACACAGTGCCTCTTCAGTGTACGTGAACTTAGTGTCTGTTTTTGACTGGAAAATGAATGGAAAAACGAATGGAATCTTTCACAACCAAATCTACACATTGTAAAGCCCTCAACTGAATCTTGGTACAAGATAAATTAAATCGCCAGTTGTTTGTTAACCTAACCCGTTTAAGTATATCTCATAGCAGACTAACTCACAGCTACCTAATCTCCAAATCAAATCGCCCTATTTGTGACTTATGTAATTGCGACATTAATATAACACATATCTTCATAGAGTGTCCTGCATATATTAGTTAAAGACAAAAACACTCACTACCCAACAATATAAAAGCAGTCTTAGGAGcacattgtaaatttacaaatatgtttaattaCGTGAAAGAtataaatgttttaaacaaactgtaactattaatgttttgtaaaccCTATTCACAAATTGTAAAATATGACATTCTTACCTAATTGTGAGCCTAATAATGAATCAAAAATACTGTTTAGATTTGAGTATCTACATATATATTATGAGTATGTAACTATAGTACAGCTAATAACCCAAAGTGGTTGATgctgttatcaataaaataaaaaaaaatcatcctAGAAAGAATCCAAAGTCCATTAACAGTGAAAAAATTCTTTCAACTTAATCAttttaagttaaatttaaattttaactattGGTAAATCCTCTAAAATTTGTTACTAGAAAATTTTAGAGAGAGGTAGATTGAACTGAAGGCTAAACGAAGTAAGACACAGAATgatcaaataaaatgaaaataattgaatttttttaatataattccatCTTTACACTACTTGCAAGGAACTCATTATCTTTTCCTTGTACATACTTTTCAATTATTTGATCATTTAAGACTGGATTGTGCTTAAACACAGAATGTTCATTTTCATAATTCTGAGAGTTAAATTTAAtggtttaaattttatttcattttgtaaatAAGCATGAAACAATGTCCGCCAATTGACAAAAAACtgttttgaaaatgatttctggGGGTTTGAGCGCGCAACATCAAAAACATGTAATTTTAATTACGACCATTGtgatttattaacaaaaaatataagatATTTAAGGTAAAACATGCCAAAATAAAGTAGTTTCAGAATAAATGCTAAGATATTTGAGGTGATATAGTTATTTACTAAGAAAAAttcattaattaaaaatttaatttaaaacgtGTTTGTTGTTATATTTCTTCTGTGTAAGACTGTAATGATAATTCCAACTTTCGTAAGAAttcttgaaattatatattaatctaatcacttaataaaacatttttatcatTGTGATAATCTTACAGCATTTATACTGAAAAGTAAGTGGCTTTGGATAAGATAACTCATATTTTGATGCACTGATATCAAATTATGTCGAGGAAAGTTAAGAAAGTACTGAGATAATGATTAGTTTAGTTCAGAATTAGTACAAAATTGTTTCTTCATtaggtatttatttatttgtttatgttttattacttttaaggatttttttatcaatttgaACAAGTTGTATAGTAAAACATGTTATagatttggaaaaaaatatttgGTTATAACGATTTGTCCTCGTTCGTTACCGTGATTACTTCTACTGGTAAATGGTTGTGCTTGTAATGTAGTAATACATGAGAGGTCTCCAAGAGTCAATCAGAATTGCAATGATCATTCTCATACTCATTGCGTCAAGGTATAGATTTTGTACAGCTTTTATTATTGTGCGTTTAGTGCCCTGCTTTTGCATTGCTGGTCGTAGTTGCGAGAGTGGTAGACTATCATATTCATTTGGAGGTTTAAGAAAGTTAGGTGGACGGGTCTGatcttttcagatttttttttcaataatttgctTTCTCTCATATTACCTTCTATTCGAGTTTTAATAATGCTTTCATATAGTAGTCCAATCGAGCACAAAATACTGATAATGTCTACACTCTGACCTACCGCCTTTTTTGTATATCAATGAACTAAATGCTTTCTTCCATTTATTTGGGAAAATTTCTCCTTTTAGATCTCGCGTAAATATAGTTGCTACTATTTCAAATACTTGTCCAGATGCtgccttaataaaatgtatcGGAATGTTACCGGCTCTAGGCGCCTTTCTGTTTTCATTTGTTGAGTAGCCTTTTTAACTTCTGCAGGGGATATGTCGTCATTTTCTGTGAAATCGTCAATTAAAATTGGAGGGTTGTTGTGTCAAAAAATTTTTCCTGTGCTCTGTCAGCAGAGACTTGTAACATTCCTTCCATTTGTCTGCTGTAATTAATGAAATACTTCCATGTTCCTTATTGTTTTTTCTAAGATCTTTTAATAGTTTCCATGCTTTAATGGCTTGATTGCTTCCCTTGTAGTTATTTATCTCAGAGCATCTCTTTTACCATATATCAGTTTTTCAGAAGAAAAAACATTTCTTTTCTCTCCCCCTTTTTGgcaaattatttataatatttatctcTATTTTATTGATTCAATATTTCTTTCCTTTTCTTCTCTCCAATTCTTTTGTTTATGTGGTTATAAGAGTCTCGCAAGGACCACCTCCACATCTCTCCGACTCTGAGCAACTCTGCCTCGTTCCTTTTGTGTACGTTAAACACTGTCCATCGTTTGTTGTGTTGATATGATTTCATTTTTTCCTTTTGAAACAGActataagttaaaaaatattgtatCGTTCGATCAGCAGctctggttttttttttttttgaggttgTTACTGGTTACAGGTGACCTCAGACTTGGAACTGGTACAGTGGAGTTTATTATTACTATAATAACTTAACTCAAACGTAAATTTGTGTTTTCACTTATATTGGGCAAACTATAGTGCTAATTTTGTAGAAACATAATAACTGAGAAGGCATCGGAAATATTGGGGAAAACCAAACCAATTAGGCAAAACGAATGGTTTGAGGAGTGCTAAAAAGCAACAGATAACACAAGAATGCACAAGAGCAAAGGAGGAATACCGGACCCTAAGAAGGGAAGAAAAAAGAttatatagaagaaaaaaaaggcAATTTGAAAAAAAGCAGTTAGAAGCAGAGGCCGGCCgcaaattaggtggttagatggagttaagaccgacttagggatacaAATTTTAAGAACTCAAAATAGAGGTAGCTTAAAAACaatttcggtgcccaaccaaaaCCCCTCGAGGAAAATTCTAGGTGTGCCACtggtcgagccaaagatgatgatgatgatagtgctTTGACATTGAAATGCACGACTTCTCAAGAGTCTTCGGTTTTGAATCAAATAAAAATGCCGGGAAACAATACAAAATGGTATCAACTGTTTTATTTGACTTAATAATTGTGAACAAAAATCACCTGATCACAACGAAACTAATAAGCATCTGTGCATTTCTGTTAGATTTAAAAATGACTTGAATTTTTTTGGTATTAACTTGGCAATTATTAAATAGAATTAAGAATTGAGAATTATTTCTTCTTCATTACCAAACACTACAGTATTACTGACGTGGGGAAATATTCCTTCAATAATGTTGCCATTAATTATctagtttttctcttatagaaCAATCCCACTCACTGTGTTCATATGAACCTCTCCACTCGGAGAATATGGTGTTACGATTGTAAAAGAGAGGTGTTCATGGATTCCCAAAACTACGACAGCGATCAAGAGGTCGACACGTTCACCGCAAGATCTAGAGACTCGGGCCATGGAAGTTATAGTACACTTAGAACAAATACCCCGGAAAGAGGTAAGTAATCATCAAAATATTTCTCCAAGATATTGGTGTAAAAATAAATTCTGGCAAATCTAACAATGTAAATTATTATAAGAGATATAGGGCATGGAAGCCCTTGACTTATATTTTCTTCGTTAATGTTAATTTTTTCCGCTTCTTCCGGTCGtttgctctctctctctctctctctctctctgtctctctctctctctctctctctctctctctctacaaTTCTGCACTCCTATACCATTTAAATCACTTTTAACTGCTTCTAACCACTTTTATCGTGGTCTTCCTCTCTTCATTTTACCCCCGCCTTCTTCAAAAAGCATCTTTTTTACACAACGTTTCTCTGGCATTCGAGtgatgtgacctaaccaccggaCTCTCTGTGCTTTGACTTTTTGTACAATTAGGGGTTTTCCATACATCTCCATTAtctctttatttgttcttcttcaCTAGTTTCCCTCCGCCTTCTTAATACCACCAAAAATCTTCTGCAACAccttcctttcccatatctcaaTTTTCATTTCATCTTTCTTATTCATAATCCAGGTCTCACAGGCATACACTGCCGCTGGCCGAatgaacgcgctatctcagagtatttttGCTGCCCTGCATACATTTTTTgcttttagaatattgtttaatgaGCCCATTGCTCTACTTCCTATTAATAGtctcttttctatttctttttctacTTCCCCTTTATTCGTTATTGTTACACCCAAATACTCGAACTGGCTGACATTTTCAATTTTGTATTCCTTTCCTTTCGTTTTAAGTGTGACGAATTATCATATATGGGGATATCCACGTTACTTTATATATGTCTTTATGGTCGAATTGTGCACTGATTATCTTCATTTTATTCTCCATTACAaattctatcaattttatcctgTTCTGGTTACTTTTTTGATGTAAACTTTTCCCTCCTGTTGTATGCCTGTAAAGTTCTTCTCTACCGACTTTCGCATTTAAATCTCCCAGGGTTAATTTTATGTCGTATTTCGGTATTTTCTCCATTATTTCTGCTGCAACAATGtaaatcatcatcattggtgctacagccctataaaagatcctcgaccttcccaagtctattacgccagtcagttctatccattgccaactgttgccagtttgctgcgcctatttttctaccatcctcatctacaccatccctccatctgagttttggcctacccctacttctacttgccacaggttgtgacataaggattcttctaggagggttgttccgctgtgatcttgccagatgtcctgcccatatTAGTCTACCTATTTTTGCATCTATAGCAACAATGTAAATACTACCATACAATCGGCCGTATTCCAAAATCCCAATTAACCAAAATTTATATAAATCAAGAATTGATGCGTTCCATGCTTAATAGTTACTCTGTATGTAAAGGGATGTTTGTTGGAaacatagctttcttatcgcggACTACGGACGACATGCATTGATCGGTGCAGTGGAGCGGATGGAACAGATACGCGGTTAAATACTATGAAACGACAGAAGAGGCGACCACACACTACATGGAGTAGTAAACGCAATCCCATGCgtgtttcttaataaaataaaataaataaattaaattaattaaaataaattaacataaaataaagtaaaataaaatcaaatacaataaaataaattaaattaaaaatcatcGCTCGCTgcgtagacgataagaaagctatacTTCCCCTCATCGGTCACTCCCGGAGTGCCACATCCCGCTTTTTAATTGTTTCTATAATAAGGATGTGTTTTTTAGGACCAATGTTGGATAGGGCAGCAGGCCAGACGGTGGGAATGGGCGGTGACGTATCGGATTCCAGTGACGGCGAAGAGGAATATCGTGACTACGCTTCGGAGCGTCCTTGTGGACTCGTTGGTTTGCAAAATATAGGAAATACGTGTTATATGAACGCCGCTCTGCAGGCACTGAGCAACACGGCGCCCTTGACGAAGTTTTTTCTGGACTGCACGGAAATGGTACATCTCTTGAGTGACGGCAAGAAACCGGGACTGAGTAGGACTTATCAGGCACTAATGCGTGATATTTGGGTTAAGAAGGTTAACCATGGTTATGTTTCACCCTCAGGTAAgtatatttacattttattacCATGTTATTTGATGTCAGTCAAGTTTCTTATTCCTAAGATAACTAAGACCAATATTACTATTTTCACTTTATTTGCTGTTGCTCTAAATAGTCTAGCgaataagaagaaaaaggaaTTTGAGCTCTTCTAGTTCATTCATCGCATCTCACTGACTTAAAGGCGTTGTACATTTTTCTTGCTTCGTATACAGCTTTAACATCCAATGTACATATTTATTGCTCTCTATATTAGATTGtagcagaaaaaaaaatacatggtGGTTTTCCTTTGCCTTATGATACACATATAATATCATTTATTTTAAGCCTAATCTCAATACTGATGTTGCTGCTGCCCAACACCATGCTAGAAATTTcagtaatttaaatttaattacggttgatctgcaccccccaaaagacaaactacacatttaaaaaatttgaaaaaatttgacaAGGTATATGTGAtcactagaagtattttgacaaatttttagcaaacttcatgttttcgctttcgaaaaaactcaaaaaactacttttttccaagtataaagcgggaaaaccaaacatacaagtttgttaattttcttacagCATAAATA
Protein-coding regions in this window:
- the LOC140432012 gene encoding LOW QUALITY PROTEIN: ubiquitin carboxyl-terminal hydrolase 33-like (The sequence of the model RefSeq protein was modified relative to this genomic sequence to represent the inferred CDS: deleted 1 base in 1 codon), whose translation is MVYSCSHVAVAENIPISTLLNSREIICADCGLPGPHLWICLHKNCLRIGCAEKSNDHSTIHNANNPTHCVHMNLSTRRIWCYDCKREVFMDSQNYDSDQEVDTFTARSRDSGHGSYSTLRTNTPERGPMLDRAAGQTVGMGGDVSDSSDGEEEYRDYASERPCGLVGLQNIGNTCYMNAALQALSNTAPLTKFFLDCTEMVHLLSDGKKPGLSRTYQALMRDIWVKKVNHGYVSPSGILYGIRNVHAMFRGYQQHDTQEFLRNFMDQLHEELKQLAPPELPSPTNLNSTNWNSTSSSGSAPDADTFSLAMEEPTSVPFVSSPASYDSSEGEYETCDSGVSERSSLSDDTERQPSQPKRRLSRCGSPNRRQRQRMQSTTVIDSQPTTSNSNSNLPNKKQPKYRSIISDIFDGKLLSSVQCLTCDRVSSKVETFQDLSLPIPSRDHLVVLHGRTSSQPISTGMLIYIFIQSI